In Sphingomonas sp. PAMC26645, one DNA window encodes the following:
- the moaB gene encoding molybdenum cofactor biosynthesis protein B — MPIDESRTFLPVRIAVLTVSDTRGLAEDRSGDTLVARLTEAGHVLADRRIEKDDVETIVSRLHAWIGDPEVDCIITTGGTGVTGRDVTPEAVEQVAEKMIPGFGELFRMLSYQTIGTSTVQSRACACVSHGTYIFALPGSTGAVKDGWDGILRDQLDSRHRPCNFVELMPRLLER; from the coding sequence GTGCCGATCGATGAAAGCCGGACGTTCCTGCCGGTCCGAATTGCCGTGCTGACGGTGTCGGACACGCGGGGCCTTGCCGAGGATCGCTCGGGCGATACGTTGGTCGCGCGCCTGACCGAAGCGGGCCACGTTCTCGCCGACCGCCGGATCGAGAAGGACGACGTCGAGACGATCGTCTCGCGCCTGCACGCCTGGATCGGCGATCCCGAGGTCGACTGCATCATCACCACAGGCGGCACCGGCGTTACAGGCCGCGACGTTACCCCGGAAGCTGTGGAACAGGTCGCCGAGAAGATGATCCCGGGGTTCGGCGAGCTCTTTCGCATGCTCAGCTACCAGACGATCGGCACGTCGACCGTTCAGTCGCGCGCGTGCGCCTGCGTGTCGCACGGCACCTACATATTCGCGCTGCCCGGCTCGACCGGCGCGGTGAAGGACGGCTGGGACGGCATCCTTCGCGACCAGCTCGACAGCCGTCACCGCCCCTGCAACTTCGTCGAACTGATGCCGCGGCTTCTGGAACGCTGA
- a CDS encoding porin family protein: MYKFMLIAALAATPVAPAFAQSDTGRDFGRDAGPGYGATDGVSGFRAEPRIGYDRVIAELNVETADDSASVREGKSGVTYGGELGYDMVVNTDMMLGVYGGIEGSSVEQCFPGNGSETCLTPGRNLTAGVRGGFLLNPNTVLYIKGGYSNGQIRIGYSDRDFPQDNFRVSDNLNGFHAGAGVQTAFGRNFYGKLEYVYTDYNGDEITDGTDKASLDFSRHQVVAGLGVRF, translated from the coding sequence ATGTACAAGTTCATGCTTATCGCGGCACTCGCCGCAACGCCGGTGGCGCCTGCGTTCGCACAGTCCGACACCGGGCGAGATTTCGGCCGCGATGCCGGACCGGGCTACGGCGCAACCGACGGCGTCAGCGGCTTTCGTGCCGAGCCGCGCATCGGGTACGACCGCGTGATCGCCGAATTGAACGTCGAGACCGCGGACGACTCGGCGAGCGTGCGCGAGGGCAAGAGCGGCGTCACTTATGGTGGCGAACTCGGCTACGACATGGTCGTGAACACCGACATGATGCTGGGTGTCTATGGCGGCATCGAAGGATCGAGCGTCGAGCAGTGTTTCCCCGGTAACGGGTCGGAAACGTGCCTTACCCCCGGCCGCAACCTGACGGCAGGCGTACGCGGCGGCTTCCTGCTGAACCCCAACACGGTGTTGTACATCAAGGGCGGCTATTCGAACGGCCAGATTCGCATCGGCTATTCGGACCGTGACTTTCCCCAGGACAATTTCCGCGTGTCGGACAATCTGAACGGTTTCCATGCCGGCGCAGGCGTGCAGACCGCGTTCGGACGCAATTTCTACGGCAAGCTCGAATATGTCTACACCGACTATAACGGCGACGAGATCACCGACGGCACCGACAAGGCGAGCCTGGATTTCAGCCGGCATCAGGTAGTTGCGGGGCTCGGCGTTCGCTTCTGA
- a CDS encoding PA0069 family radical SAM protein has product MKQASPVRGATLNSESRRFNLPQTEADGDWLDMREGIDGIAPKLRTTVTVETPRTIISRNASPDVPFDRSINPYRGCEHGCIYCFARPSHAFHDLSPGLDFESKLFAKPSAAALLRAELLKPGYAVAPMALGTNTDPYQPIESDWRITRGIIEVLSETDHPLTITTKSDRVVRDLDLLAPMAAKGLAAVAMSITSLDPKVASTVEPRAPHPERRLAAVRKLADAGVPVYVSIAPVIPAITDHEIEHLIARAAEAGATRAFFIPVRLPHEVAPLFRAWLDEHFPDRAGKVMATIASLRGGKDNDPNFFTRMQGQGPWADLLGTRFRIACAKHGLNQGRVALRSDLFRAPRGPQGELF; this is encoded by the coding sequence ATGAAACAGGCCAGTCCGGTTCGTGGTGCGACGCTCAACAGCGAGAGCCGGCGGTTCAACTTGCCGCAAACCGAGGCGGATGGCGACTGGCTCGACATGCGCGAGGGGATCGATGGGATCGCGCCGAAACTTCGGACGACGGTCACGGTCGAGACGCCGCGGACGATCATCAGCCGTAACGCCTCGCCCGATGTGCCGTTCGACCGCTCGATCAATCCGTATCGCGGGTGCGAGCACGGCTGCATCTATTGTTTTGCGCGGCCAAGCCATGCGTTCCACGATTTGTCGCCTGGACTGGATTTCGAGAGCAAGCTGTTCGCGAAACCCTCCGCGGCGGCGCTGCTGCGTGCGGAACTGTTGAAGCCGGGCTATGCCGTCGCGCCGATGGCGTTGGGGACGAATACCGATCCGTACCAGCCGATCGAGAGCGACTGGCGGATCACGCGCGGCATAATCGAGGTGCTCAGCGAGACGGATCATCCGCTGACGATCACCACCAAGTCGGACCGGGTGGTGCGCGATCTCGACCTGCTCGCGCCGATGGCGGCGAAGGGGCTGGCGGCGGTGGCGATGTCGATCACCTCGCTCGATCCGAAGGTGGCGTCGACGGTCGAGCCGCGTGCGCCGCATCCCGAGCGACGGCTGGCGGCGGTACGCAAACTCGCGGATGCGGGGGTGCCGGTATACGTGTCGATCGCGCCGGTCATCCCGGCAATCACCGATCACGAGATCGAGCATCTGATTGCGCGGGCGGCGGAGGCTGGGGCGACGCGGGCGTTCTTCATTCCGGTGCGACTGCCGCATGAGGTGGCCCCGCTGTTCCGGGCTTGGCTCGACGAACATTTCCCGGATCGCGCGGGGAAGGTGATGGCGACGATTGCGTCGCTGCGCGGGGGAAAGGATAACGATCCGAACTTCTTCACGCGGATGCAGGGGCAAGGGCCTTGGGCGGACTTGCTCGGGACACGGTTCCGGATCGCATGCGCGAAGCATGGGCTGAACCAGGGGCGGGTAGCGTTGCGGAGTGATCTGTTCCGCGCGCCGCGGGGGCCGCAGGGAGAGCTGTTCTGA
- a CDS encoding uracil-DNA glycosylase has translation MGADQTIDWQNTAASALDWWHEAGVDTLVDDVPRDWFAAPEPLIVPAAVPVAPVLAPSAMPHLLADFLAWRSSAEVPEADWSGVSLAAVGPADATVMVLVDCPDRDDGDAGALLSGASGRLLDKMLAAIGLTRDEVHLAAVCAKRPTAGRIQSEVEARLSEIAKHHIRLVAPKRLLLLGNAASRAILGTELQAARGRLHGFNHKTGKTGSGSTSGEASDETGVVASFHPRFLIEKPAAKAEAWKDLQMLMRGLTSQEGVR, from the coding sequence GTGGGGGCGGACCAAACCATCGACTGGCAAAATACAGCGGCGAGCGCGCTCGACTGGTGGCACGAGGCTGGCGTCGACACGCTGGTCGACGACGTCCCGCGCGACTGGTTCGCGGCGCCCGAACCGCTAATCGTACCCGCCGCAGTGCCTGTTGCGCCGGTCTTGGCGCCCTCCGCGATGCCGCACTTGCTGGCCGATTTCCTGGCCTGGCGGAGCAGTGCGGAGGTTCCCGAGGCGGACTGGAGCGGGGTTTCGCTGGCCGCGGTTGGCCCGGCTGACGCTACGGTCATGGTGCTTGTCGATTGCCCCGACCGGGACGACGGCGATGCGGGTGCGTTGCTGAGTGGTGCGTCGGGACGGCTGCTCGACAAGATGCTCGCGGCGATCGGGCTTACGCGCGACGAAGTGCATCTCGCGGCGGTCTGCGCAAAGCGGCCGACGGCGGGGCGGATCCAGAGCGAGGTCGAGGCTCGGCTGTCGGAAATTGCCAAGCATCACATCAGGTTGGTCGCGCCCAAGCGGTTGCTGTTGCTCGGCAATGCGGCGAGCCGTGCGATCCTCGGGACGGAATTACAGGCGGCGCGCGGGCGTTTACACGGGTTTAACCATAAGACCGGAAAAACGGGGTCCGGTTCGACGTCTGGGGAAGCTTCCGACGAGACCGGCGTGGTCGCGAGCTTTCATCCGCGGTTTCTGATCGAGAAGCCCGCGGCCAAGGCCGAGGCCTGGAAGGATTTGCAGATGCTGATGCGCGGACTGACGTCGCAAGAGGGTGTGAGATGA
- a CDS encoding tetratricopeptide repeat protein yields the protein MAAPATAAPANLSAYLKARVADAAGQPDFAAASYAKVLAASPDDPVVAIRAYREALEAGDVPLATRAVAVLNKAGVAPADVALIPLADAARRNDPKAASAAIATMSSGPLVVLAPSLYAWVAHAEGRDPEPSLATAAKDPVANRFATETRALIAAAPRKQPLSIGVSRLLARLASDLSAGEPSPLSIALTQAALRADPSYDAARVLLADALARNKLVDRALVVLDGVDAKSPSAPAAAAERIDILATADRNGEALAAAKNRVDQKGSEPADWQRYADLLLTTGNPAEAATWYRRIIAADGAKGGSWGNWLQYGGALDQAGRWPEARDALEKAVARGPAQPLALNYLGFAQVEHGDDIPASIKLLERASRIDPTNASITDSLGWAYHLSGNTARALPLLETAAQAEPTNAEIADHLGDAYWSIGRNYEARYAWRAALLTAEPADTARITAKIANGLPPKARR from the coding sequence GTGGCGGCGCCCGCCACGGCTGCGCCGGCTAATCTCTCCGCCTATCTCAAGGCTCGCGTCGCCGACGCCGCCGGCCAGCCGGACTTCGCGGCGGCTAGCTACGCCAAGGTGCTGGCGGCATCGCCCGACGATCCCGTTGTCGCGATCCGCGCCTATCGCGAGGCGCTGGAGGCCGGCGACGTGCCGCTCGCCACCCGCGCCGTCGCGGTGCTGAACAAGGCCGGCGTAGCCCCCGCCGACGTCGCGCTGATCCCGCTCGCCGATGCCGCCCGCCGCAACGATCCGAAAGCCGCTAGCGCTGCGATCGCCACGATGTCGAGCGGCCCCCTCGTGGTCCTCGCGCCCTCGCTCTACGCCTGGGTCGCGCATGCCGAGGGCCGCGATCCCGAACCGTCGCTAGCGACCGCCGCGAAGGATCCCGTCGCCAACCGCTTCGCCACCGAAACGCGCGCTCTCATCGCCGCAGCACCGCGCAAGCAACCGCTGTCGATCGGCGTCTCGCGCCTGCTCGCGCGCCTAGCCAGCGATCTCAGCGCAGGCGAACCCTCGCCGCTGTCGATTGCGCTAACCCAGGCCGCGCTGCGCGCCGACCCCAGCTACGACGCAGCGCGCGTGCTCCTCGCCGACGCGCTCGCCCGCAACAAGCTGGTCGACCGGGCGCTCGTCGTCCTCGACGGCGTCGACGCCAAGAGCCCCTCCGCCCCGGCGGCGGCCGCCGAACGCATCGACATCCTCGCCACCGCCGACCGCAACGGCGAAGCGCTCGCCGCCGCCAAGAACCGCGTCGACCAGAAGGGTTCGGAGCCCGCCGACTGGCAACGCTACGCCGACCTGCTGCTGACCACCGGCAACCCCGCCGAAGCGGCGACCTGGTACCGGCGCATCATCGCCGCCGACGGCGCGAAGGGCGGCAGCTGGGGCAACTGGCTGCAATATGGCGGCGCACTCGACCAGGCCGGCCGCTGGCCCGAAGCGCGCGACGCACTGGAAAAAGCCGTCGCCCGCGGTCCCGCGCAACCGCTCGCGCTCAACTATCTCGGCTTCGCGCAAGTCGAGCACGGCGACGACATCCCCGCCTCGATCAAGCTGCTCGAACGCGCCAGCCGGATCGACCCGACGAACGCGTCGATCACCGACTCGCTGGGCTGGGCCTACCACCTCTCCGGCAACACCGCCCGAGCGCTCCCCCTGCTCGAAACCGCGGCGCAGGCCGAACCCACCAACGCCGAAATCGCCGACCACCTCGGCGACGCCTATTGGAGCATCGGCCGAAACTACGAAGCGCGCTACGCCTGGCGCGCCGCCTTGCTGACAGCCGAACCCGCAGACACGGCGCGCATAACCGCCAAGATCGCCAACGGCCTCCCGCCAAAAGCTCGCCGCTAA
- a CDS encoding electron transfer flavoprotein-ubiquinone oxidoreductase: MTTRESMPYDVVIVGAGPAGLSAAIRLKQLAAEKDAEISVCVLEKGSEVGAHILSGAVIDPKSLDELLPNWREDGCPLAEVPVTENHHWILTKTKKSEMPHFVTPSFMHNKGTYTGSLGNLCRWLAGKAEELGVEIFPGFAAAEILFNEDGSVKGVATGDMGVARDGTHKGDYTPGLELHAKYTFFSEGCRGHLTKELIRNFALDKDSDPQVYGLGIKELWDIDPELHVPGRVIHTQGWPLSETDGSNGGGWIYHQANGQVSIGFVTWLNYTNPYLSPFSEMQRWKTHPEIAALLKGAKRVSYGARAISDGGLQSIPKLVMPGAALIGDSAGFLNVPRIKGTHTAMKSGMMAADAAVEAIVSQRGHDELAAYPEAFEKSWVKKELSVVRNVVPLVKKFGDLVGSGLAGITMWAEHLGIKMPFTMHHHPDNESLWRKDLVKPIVYPKPDGVLTFDRLSSVFISNTNHEEDQPVHLTLKDASVPIEYNLPMYDEPAQRYCPAGVYEVVGEDTADPKFVINAQNCVHCKTCDIKDPTQNINWVVPEGGGGPNYPNM; this comes from the coding sequence ATGACGACACGTGAATCGATGCCGTACGACGTGGTGATCGTCGGCGCTGGCCCGGCCGGTCTCTCGGCAGCGATCCGCCTGAAACAGCTGGCGGCCGAGAAGGACGCCGAGATCAGCGTCTGCGTGCTCGAAAAGGGCTCCGAGGTCGGCGCGCACATCCTGTCGGGCGCGGTCATCGATCCGAAGTCTCTCGACGAACTTCTGCCCAACTGGCGCGAAGACGGCTGTCCGCTCGCCGAAGTGCCGGTGACCGAGAACCATCACTGGATCCTGACCAAGACGAAGAAGAGCGAAATGCCGCACTTCGTCACGCCCTCGTTCATGCATAACAAGGGCACGTACACCGGCTCGCTCGGCAATTTGTGCCGCTGGCTCGCGGGCAAGGCGGAGGAACTCGGCGTCGAGATCTTCCCGGGGTTCGCAGCAGCAGAAATCCTGTTCAACGAGGACGGCTCGGTGAAGGGCGTCGCGACCGGCGACATGGGCGTCGCGCGCGATGGCACGCACAAGGGCGACTACACCCCCGGCCTCGAACTCCACGCCAAATACACCTTCTTCTCGGAAGGGTGCCGCGGGCACCTGACCAAGGAACTGATCCGCAATTTCGCGCTCGACAAGGACAGCGACCCGCAGGTCTACGGCCTCGGCATCAAGGAGCTGTGGGACATCGATCCCGAACTCCACGTCCCCGGTCGCGTCATCCACACGCAGGGCTGGCCGTTGTCCGAGACCGACGGCTCGAACGGCGGCGGCTGGATCTATCACCAGGCGAACGGCCAGGTCTCGATCGGCTTCGTGACGTGGCTGAACTACACCAACCCGTATCTCTCGCCGTTCAGCGAGATGCAGCGCTGGAAGACGCATCCCGAGATCGCCGCGCTGCTCAAGGGCGCCAAGCGGGTCAGTTATGGCGCGCGCGCGATCAGCGACGGCGGGCTCCAGTCGATCCCCAAGCTCGTCATGCCCGGCGCCGCGCTGATCGGCGACAGCGCCGGTTTCCTCAACGTGCCGCGGATCAAGGGCACGCATACCGCGATGAAGTCCGGCATGATGGCCGCCGACGCCGCGGTCGAGGCGATCGTCTCGCAGCGCGGTCATGACGAACTCGCCGCCTATCCCGAGGCGTTCGAAAAGTCGTGGGTCAAGAAGGAGCTGTCGGTCGTCCGCAACGTCGTGCCGCTGGTCAAGAAGTTCGGCGACCTCGTCGGCTCGGGCCTCGCCGGCATCACGATGTGGGCGGAGCATCTGGGGATCAAGATGCCCTTCACGATGCACCACCACCCCGACAATGAGAGCCTGTGGCGCAAGGATCTCGTCAAGCCGATCGTCTATCCGAAGCCCGACGGTGTTCTCACCTTCGATCGCCTCTCGTCGGTGTTCATCTCGAACACCAACCACGAGGAGGACCAGCCGGTCCACCTGACGCTCAAGGATGCGAGCGTGCCGATCGAATACAACCTGCCGATGTACGACGAGCCTGCGCAACGCTATTGCCCGGCCGGCGTTTACGAAGTCGTCGGCGAGGACACCGCCGATCCGAAGTTCGTCATCAACGCGCAGAACTGCGTCCACTGCAAGACCTGCGACATCAAGGACCCCACCCAGAACATCAACTGGGTCGTACCCGAGGGCGGCGGAGGCCCCAATTATCCCAACATGTAA
- a CDS encoding lytic transglycosylase domain-containing protein — protein sequence MIRTLAIVLGLSALPFPVLAATVAGEPAGDARLGTTQLIGAPTIEQIPDQLDASQREAYKTVFAAIRDGKWTDAQIGLDTMKPGPLHAIARAEMYTAKGSPRVEMEPLVALLNEAPELPEAAQISRLATTRGAVDLPPLPTAQRLIWQDGAPRRVRAKSLQGDMIAADLALKMQPYVKADMGREAQSLLESTPGLTSEALTEWQQKIAWIYFLQGDDVNARVMAAKAQDGVGDWAVQGRWVGALSAWRQNDCANAETGFEGVAARAGDVDLRAAALYWASRADMVCSRPDKIEGRLKAAAQFGESFYGQLARQQLAMKDKGTSVGGLVASDWKVVGKRPNVRVAAALVEVGETDLADTVIRQQAKIGDPREFANLVRVAEALSLPATTVWLAHNCPQGVTSTAEARYPTPNWTPDSGWHIDKALVYAHTLEESRFRNTIKSPAGAYGLMQIMPAAATDFARERGTSIDVKALTKPSTNMDVGQRHLERLRDMAGVTGGLLPKVIAAYNAGPRPVGDWNAIVHDNGDPLMYIESIPYWETRGYVTTVLRNYWMYEAQGGKKASTSRNALAQGMWPRFPGLPGATAVRMAAKPYTQYRASTAPLNATVAVNASVGPQSTTVTRAD from the coding sequence ATGATTCGGACTCTAGCTATCGTTCTGGGGCTCAGCGCCCTCCCCTTTCCAGTACTCGCGGCGACCGTTGCCGGTGAGCCTGCTGGCGACGCGCGGCTCGGCACGACGCAGTTGATCGGCGCACCGACGATCGAGCAGATCCCCGACCAGCTCGATGCCAGCCAGCGCGAGGCCTACAAGACCGTGTTCGCGGCGATCCGCGACGGCAAGTGGACCGACGCGCAGATCGGGCTAGACACGATGAAGCCCGGCCCGCTGCATGCGATCGCACGCGCCGAGATGTATACGGCGAAGGGCTCGCCCCGCGTCGAGATGGAGCCGCTGGTCGCGCTGCTCAACGAAGCGCCCGAGTTGCCGGAAGCCGCACAGATCTCGCGCCTCGCGACGACTCGCGGCGCGGTCGACCTGCCTCCCCTGCCCACGGCACAGCGGCTGATCTGGCAGGACGGCGCGCCGCGTCGGGTGCGGGCCAAGAGCCTGCAGGGCGACATGATCGCCGCCGATCTGGCGCTGAAGATGCAGCCTTACGTCAAGGCGGACATGGGTCGCGAGGCGCAGTCGCTGCTCGAAAGCACGCCGGGCCTCACCTCTGAAGCGCTGACCGAGTGGCAGCAGAAGATCGCGTGGATTTACTTCCTCCAGGGTGATGACGTGAACGCGCGCGTGATGGCGGCGAAGGCACAGGACGGCGTCGGCGACTGGGCAGTCCAGGGTCGCTGGGTCGGCGCGCTGTCGGCATGGCGGCAGAATGATTGCGCGAATGCCGAGACCGGGTTCGAAGGTGTCGCGGCGCGCGCGGGCGACGTCGATCTGCGTGCGGCGGCGCTGTATTGGGCGTCGCGCGCGGACATGGTGTGCTCGCGTCCCGACAAGATCGAAGGCCGGCTGAAGGCGGCGGCGCAGTTCGGAGAGAGCTTCTACGGACAGCTCGCGCGCCAGCAATTGGCGATGAAGGACAAGGGCACGTCCGTCGGCGGGCTCGTGGCCAGCGACTGGAAGGTCGTCGGCAAGCGTCCTAACGTCCGCGTCGCCGCCGCCCTAGTTGAAGTCGGCGAGACCGACCTGGCCGATACCGTGATCCGCCAGCAGGCGAAGATCGGCGATCCGCGCGAGTTCGCCAACCTGGTCCGCGTGGCGGAAGCGCTGAGCTTGCCTGCGACGACCGTGTGGCTTGCGCACAACTGCCCGCAGGGGGTCACGTCGACCGCCGAGGCACGCTATCCGACGCCGAACTGGACGCCGGACAGCGGCTGGCACATCGACAAGGCGCTGGTCTATGCGCACACGCTCGAGGAATCGCGGTTCCGCAACACGATCAAGAGCCCGGCCGGTGCCTATGGCCTCATGCAGATCATGCCTGCCGCCGCGACCGACTTCGCGCGCGAGCGTGGCACCTCGATCGACGTGAAGGCGCTGACCAAGCCGAGCACCAACATGGATGTAGGCCAGCGCCATCTCGAGCGGTTGCGCGACATGGCTGGCGTCACCGGCGGGCTGCTGCCGAAGGTGATCGCGGCGTACAATGCGGGTCCGCGCCCCGTCGGCGACTGGAACGCTATCGTCCACGATAACGGCGATCCGCTGATGTATATCGAGAGCATCCCATATTGGGAGACGCGTGGCTACGTGACGACCGTGCTGCGCAACTACTGGATGTACGAGGCGCAGGGCGGCAAGAAGGCATCGACCAGCCGCAACGCGCTCGCGCAGGGCATGTGGCCGCGCTTCCCCGGCCTGCCGGGTGCGACCGCAGTGCGGATGGCCGCCAAGCCGTACACGCAATATCGTGCGAGCACGGCGCCCTTGAACGCCACCGTCGCGGTGAATGCCAGCGTCGGACCGCAGTCCACCACTGTCACGCGCGCGGACTGA